A window of the Mucilaginibacter sp. cycad4 genome harbors these coding sequences:
- a CDS encoding IS110 family transposase — protein sequence MSKTLEIVHPNAAGIDIGSRNFFVDAGEDQIRIFPTFTADCNAIRDYLLSLGINTVAMESTGVYWITLYTVLEEAGVEVYLVNGRDVKNVPGRKSDVKDCQWLRQLHGYGLLRKSFIPEIEMRKVRSYLRLRQDHIRAAATQVHLMQKALTQMNIRFTEVINDISGASGIRMITAILGGERDAITLAELCHERILEKKRDLVIKSLEGHYSEEHLFALRQAYGTCCYYNSLIKECDAEIERQLKDMSKDKDDIETAVKRKPIRYHKPEIDNLHKPLLKLTGGKDPIGIAGITDYSFLQIVSEVGTDMSPWPTEKHFSGWLKLAPMKSSSGKMHKRVRMKRQNNAGLIFRNLAQGLLNSKHLALGAFGRRIRARRGSPIAIKAIARKIACYYYRVMTNGSEFVEKGIEAYQNHLKEQKRKQLEKLALQFNMQLVPA from the coding sequence ATGTCAAAAACACTTGAGATCGTCCATCCCAATGCGGCAGGGATAGATATTGGCAGCAGAAATTTCTTTGTAGACGCAGGCGAAGATCAGATCCGTATCTTCCCCACTTTTACGGCAGACTGTAACGCGATCCGTGATTACTTGCTTTCTTTAGGTATCAATACAGTAGCGATGGAATCCACGGGTGTTTACTGGATAACACTATACACAGTTTTGGAGGAAGCGGGTGTAGAAGTTTACCTTGTAAATGGGCGTGATGTAAAAAATGTCCCAGGTCGAAAAAGCGATGTGAAAGACTGTCAGTGGCTTCGTCAATTGCATGGCTATGGCCTTTTACGGAAAAGTTTTATACCGGAAATTGAAATGCGTAAAGTTAGAAGTTACCTCCGTTTGCGGCAAGATCATATCCGTGCCGCCGCCACACAGGTTCACTTGATGCAGAAAGCTCTAACCCAAATGAATATCCGTTTTACAGAAGTGATTAACGATATCAGCGGAGCGAGCGGAATACGCATGATAACAGCCATACTTGGAGGCGAAAGAGATGCCATTACGCTGGCAGAATTATGTCATGAGCGGATACTGGAAAAGAAAAGAGATCTGGTGATTAAATCACTGGAGGGGCATTATAGCGAGGAGCATCTGTTCGCCTTGCGTCAGGCTTATGGCACCTGTTGCTATTACAATAGTTTAATAAAAGAATGCGATGCAGAGATAGAGCGTCAGTTAAAAGATATGTCAAAAGATAAAGACGATATTGAAACAGCTGTAAAACGCAAACCGATTCGTTACCATAAACCTGAAATAGATAACCTGCATAAGCCTTTGCTGAAATTGACAGGAGGCAAAGACCCGATAGGCATAGCAGGAATAACCGATTACAGTTTTCTCCAGATCGTAAGCGAGGTGGGAACAGATATGAGTCCCTGGCCAACAGAAAAGCACTTTAGTGGCTGGTTGAAACTGGCACCGATGAAATCGAGTTCGGGAAAGATGCATAAACGGGTACGGATGAAGCGTCAAAATAATGCAGGGCTGATATTCAGAAATCTGGCCCAGGGTCTATTGAACAGCAAACACCTCGCTCTTGGGGCATTTGGTCGGAGAATACGTGCAAGGCGGGGAAGTCCTATCGCCATAAAGGCAATAGCGCGAAAGATAGCGTGCTATTATTATAGGGTAATGACTAATGGCAGTGAGTTTGTAGAAAAAGGAATAGAGGCCTATCAAAACCATTTAAAAGAACAGAAAAGGAAGCAACTTGAAAAATTGGCACTACAGTTTAATATGCAATTAGTCCCTGCATAA